The Diadema setosum chromosome 12, eeDiaSeto1, whole genome shotgun sequence genome has a segment encoding these proteins:
- the LOC140235647 gene encoding uncharacterized protein: MAIRYTRMSRILIPLVIALVLASVFHHAASDQDIPSLVGKEVGGEPLVDPPVNTTSGQSGTPPERPAGETPSDVYDHHYYGDAQGRCKPIVVHVAGSPGSPGHPGPGGPTGPPGMPGNHGNNGNNGLPGPPGVSGLPGQKGEQGFPGIPGVQGVPGIQGPAGLRGPNGFDGAAGPPGSTGKHGLPGIAGPPGDQGYPGRDGLKGQKGDVGMPGDRGAEGVCNCDQQRFSTRTSAFSVARTSGLTATAGPITITFQHVITNVGDDFDTNTGKFNCSIPGTYFFTVNIYKSSTTNFPLVQIMLNNEHVATVIDYGSSDADDSASNSVVLSLNIGDMVWLQLYDGRELYSSHHRFTTFSGFRIG; the protein is encoded by the exons ATGGCCATCAG GTATACCAGAATGTCGAGGATTCTAATCCCGCTCGTGATCGCGCTAGTCTTGGCTTCGGTCTTCCACCATGCAGCATCCGATCAGGACATCCCATCTCTAGTGGGCAAGGAAGTCGGGGGTGAACCGTTAGTCGATCCTCCCGTCAACACCACGTCGGGCCAGAGCGGTACCCCGCCAGAAAGACCCGCTGGGGAAACGCCATCAGACGTGTACGATCACCATTACTATGGCGACGCGCAGGGCAGGTGTAAGCCGATCGTCGTTCACGTGGCAGGTTCTCCAGGAAGCCCCGGACATCCGGGGCCCGGCGGACCAACAGGTCCACCGGGAATGCCCGGGAACCACGGTAACAACGGGAATAATGGTTTACCAGGTCCCCCTGGTGTCTCCGGCCTTCCTGGTCAGAAAGGAGAACAAGGATTCCCGGGTATTCCAG GAGTACAAGGCGTTCCGGGGATACAAGGTCCAGCAGGTCTGAGGGGCCCGAATGGCTTCGACGGGGCTGCGGGTCCCCCTGGATCAACAGGGAAGCATGGACTGCCGGGCATCGCCGGTCCACCTGGAGACCAAGGGTATCCAGGGAGGGATG GGCTTAAAGGTCAGAAGGGTGACGTAGGCATGCCAGGAGATCGAGGAGCCGAAGGTGTGTGTAACTGCGACCAACAGCGATTCAGCACCAGGACTTCGGCCTTTTCCGTCGCCCGAACGTCCGGCCTGACCGCTACGGCGGGTCCGATCACCATCACATTCCAGCACGTGATAACGAACGTCGGCGACGACTTCGACACGAACACGGGGAAATTTAATTGCTCCATTCCTG GTACTTACTTCTTCACCGTCAACATCTACAAGTCATCGACAACAAACTTTCCCCTCGTGCAAATCATGTTGAATA ACGAACACGTCGCCACCGTGATCGATTACGGCAGCTCGGACGCCGACGACTCGGCGTCGAACAGCGTCGTTCTCAGTCTCAACATCGGGGACATGGTCTGGTTGCAGCTGTACGACGGTCGTGAGCTGTACAGCAGTCATCATCGCTTCACCACTTTCTCTGGCTTCCGAATCGGCTAG
- the LOC140236141 gene encoding uncharacterized protein gives MDFQNILQLAAKNQKVAEKKLTVTKRYSTKVPPAKKEPRPQVDPNAIRARVEQKEREKQQREVEEERKRKEALKRLEEAEKQKKIRSTSKSAKSPAQRSKVAEQCPNEKSEPKETSQSKDGSRQYKDRDHEKVHKAFMHKVEKQAEKVRNKERREEERKPAKAKPGKKAAPAPKKPMSYEELLKFAEQQKKGIVPKMDDRRSAAEKEEEEEDDEDDYDEEDDYDDRRKARDRMHNDRIHVGKNHARLKDNRHGRPEIGNHVKDRTQVAKHSVPRLHTQERAHSKPVSSSHPKDYRNARPDDKRKVQEGNVIHRSSNGKSPSAQVSKDKSSMKQAEKRRMPNGSAGKVSDQRAEMKKGSMPCTSAHRSNEKLKSGGIRPENGRVVASSSGRTESQPKHRPDKPSVKQPTRPSDRPVIRPGDRPQSKPMDKSQNRPMNRPAARPVSGPSDRPRPRPQDHDRERARSSQMGPPQSAHVVRKRPAPRPPNMKLKRGRLLSSDSEESDYDDGDGFIDDSPLEEMECSDVSSYIKEIFGYDKSKYGYESEYALRNMDASYRDVQKEEARSTRLGMLEDLEDIRREKEELKRKSMKKKKR, from the exons ATGGACTTCCAGAATATTCTTCAACTTGCTGCCAAGAACCAGAAAGTGGCAGAAAAGAAG CTGACTGTAACAAAGCGATACAGCACCAAGGTTCCCCCGGCCAAGAAGGAACCCCGCCCCCAAGTCGACCCCAATGCCATCCGTGCCAGAGTGGAAcagaaggagagggagaagcAGCAACGAG AGGTAGAAGAAGAGCGTAAAAGGAAAGAAGCCTTGAAGAGACTGGAGGAGGctgagaagcagaagaagatTAGATCAACCTCCAAGTCGGCCAAGTCCCCCGCCCAGAGATCAAAAGTTGCTGAACAATGCCCAAATGAGAAGTCAGAACCAAAGGAGACGTCGCAATCAAAAGATGGAAGCCGACAATACAAAGACAGAGACCATGAGAAGGTCCACAAAGCCTTCATGCATAAAGTAGAAAAGCAGGCGGAGAAGGTCAGGAATAAAGAGAGAAGGGAGGAGGAGCGGAAGCCAGCCAAGGCGAAGCCCGGTAAGAAAGCGGCGCCCGCCCCCAAGAAGCCCATGAGCTACGAGGAACTCCTGAAGTTTGCGGAGCAACAGAAGAAGGGCATCGTGCCGAAGATGGATGACAGGAGGTCTGCAgcagagaaggaggaggaggaggaggatgatgaggatgactATGATGAGGAAGATGATTATGACGATCGTCGGAAAGCGAGAGATAGGATGCACAACGACAGAATTCATGTGGGCAAAAACCACGCAAGGTTAAAAGATAACAGACATGGGAGGCCCGAGATTGGGAACCATGTCAAAGATAGAACTCAAGTTGCAAAACATTCTGTTCCCAGGTTGCACACTCAAGAAAGAGCTCACAGCAAACCTGTTTCCTCATCCCACCCTAAAGATTACAGGAATGCGAGGCCGGATGACAAACGGAAAGTGCAAGAGGGGAATGTGATACATAGAAGTAGCAATGGTAAAAGTCCCTCTGCCCAGGTATCCAAAGATAAGTCATCTATGAAGCAGGCTGAAAAAAGGAGAATGCCAAATGGCAGTGCGGGGAAAGTCTCCGATCAGCGTGCAGAGATGAAGAAGGGCAGTATGCCATGCACCAGTGCACACAGGAGTAATGAAAAGCTGAAGAGTGGTGGTATCCGCCCAGAGAATGGGAGAGTGGTTGCATCCAGCAGTGGTAGAACCGAGAGTCAGCCAAAACATAGACCGGACAAACCCAGCGTCAAACAGCCGACTAGACCCAGTGACAGACCAGTTATAAGGCCAGGTGATAGACCCCAGAGTAAACCCATGGACAAGTCCCAGAATAGACCAATGAATAGACCAGCTGCTAGACCAGTCAGTGGACCAAGTGACAGGCCTAGACCAAGACCGCAGGACCATGACAGGGAAAGGGCCAGGTCTTCACAAATGGGTCCGCCGCAGAGCGCACATGTCGTCAGAAAAAGACCAG CACCCAGACCTCCGAACATGAAGCTCAAGAGAGGGCGCCTTCTCAGCAGCGACAGCGAGGAGAGCGACTATGACGACGGTGACGGATTCATCGACGACAGCCCGCTGGAGGAGATGGAGTGCAGCGATGTCTCCAGCTACATCAAGGAGATCTTTGGATACGACAAGTCTAA ATACGGCTACGAAAGTGAATACGCTCTTCGCAACATGGATGCAAGTTACAGGGATGTACAGAAGGAAGAGGCAAGAAG CACTCGTCTCGGCATGCTGGAGGACTTGGAGGACATACGCAGAGAGAAGGAAGAACTGAAGCGGAAGagcatgaagaagaagaagaggtga